A genomic stretch from Flavobacterium humidisoli includes:
- a CDS encoding acyl-CoA thioesterase — protein MKNHQTQVRVRYSETDQMGVVYHGNYVPYFEIGRVEWLRNKGVSYKSMEESGIGLPIVNMNINYKKSARYDELLTIHTTFKSHSSVKIEFDCAIYNEANELLTTATFILVFVALKTGRPTAPPEYILDIFKTLDEKC, from the coding sequence ATGAAAAATCATCAGACTCAAGTACGAGTTCGTTACTCAGAAACTGACCAAATGGGAGTCGTTTATCACGGCAATTATGTTCCTTATTTTGAAATTGGACGCGTGGAATGGCTTAGAAATAAAGGGGTTTCGTATAAAAGCATGGAAGAAAGCGGTATTGGTCTTCCAATTGTGAACATGAACATCAATTACAAAAAATCGGCGAGATACGACGAACTTTTGACAATTCACACGACTTTCAAAAGTCACTCTTCTGTGAAGATCGAATTTGACTGCGCAATTTACAATGAGGCAAATGAGTTATTAACAACTGCGACATTTATTTTAGTATTTGTAGCGTTAAAAACGGGGCGTCCAACTGCTCCTCCAGAATATATTTTGGACATATTTAAAACACTTGATGAAAAGTGTTAA